Proteins from a genomic interval of Garra rufa chromosome 4, GarRuf1.0, whole genome shotgun sequence:
- the LOC141333392 gene encoding uncharacterized protein, protein MSYMFNDTRVGVYTCGREAVLLASCDMGYGATCARSKNSPLQSDPRGQWLKLRKVSMLHSSAVVCELLQSCYTGMLQFSAKEIVNYLTAASYLQMEHVVEKCRGALSQYMQPQSCSPAVNVSTSNKSIQTVKSEDYPSMPVIVSVRGSDASAHFEGEDETESDIIQVQINDELPDSEKTPSTEEEDREAIVVLDDHEQLDSVEEPNMEGRAKGNGIRGTGHTWRRRHGEHRGGRGRGFKRRKRYIFKDRKLLGNYQDFQEHLPAPDETMSNFGVDFQADYKSNQHLTEGSVFDEYRPGEGQGEEISSNVVPALFGVEPSSREEGMGVGTRTNEHEAVDESVGVVGSTSCATGPVVCEHCGLALCSLQDLAMHSLVSHRLYVCPCCGKQFSHFNILNRHMIVHRGVSKLHCCPLCQKTFTQKSTLYDHMNVHSGERPYVCAYCHVSFAHRSALRRHLMEQHGKTMPQNHLELQQNNIGGVGLGV, encoded by the exons ATGAGTTATATGTTTAATGACACACGTGTGGGTGTGTACACATGTGGACGGGAAGCTGTGCTGTTGGCCTCGTGCGATATGGGGTATGGTGCAACGTGTGCTCGCTCCAAGAATAGCCCTTTGCAATCTGACCCTCGTGGCCAGTGGCTCAAACTACGAAAG GTGTCAATGTTGCACAGCTCAGCGGTGGTATGTGAACTCCTGCAGTCCTGTTACACAGGGATGCTGCAGTTCAGTGCCAAAGAGATTGTGAATTACCTGACTGCAGCCAGCTACCTGCAGATGGAGCATGTGGTGGAGAAATGCAGAGGAGCCCTGAGCCAGTACATGCAGCCCCAGAGTTGCAGCCCAGCTGTGAATGTCTCAACCTCAAACAAGTCTATTCAGACTGTGAAATCAGAAGACTATCCATCTATGCCAGTGATTGTCAGT GTAAGAGGATCAGATGCATCTGCCCACTTTGAGGGAGAGGACGAGACTGAGAGTGACATCATTCAGGTGCAGATCAACGATGAACTTCCAGACTCAGAGAAGACCCCCAGTACTGAGGAGGAAGACAGAGAAGCTATTGTTGTGTTAGATGACCACGAACAGCTGGACAGTGTGGAGGAGCCTAATATGGAGGGCCGAGCCAAAGGCAACGGCATCAGAGGGACAGGCCACACGTGGAGACGGCGGCATGGAGAGCACAggggaggaagaggaagagggtTTAAACGCAGAAAGCGGTACATATTCAAAGACCGCAAACTCTTGGGTAACTACCAGGATTTTCAGGAGCACCTTCCAGCACCAGATGAGACCATGAGTAATTTTGGAGTGGACTTTCAGGCCGACTACAAGTCCAATCAGCATCTCACAGAAGGTTCTGTCTTTGATGAGTACAGGCCTGGAGAGGGGCAAGGAGAAGAGATCAGCTCTAATGTAGTTCCTGCACTCTTTGGTGTGGAACCTTCCAGCAGGGAAGAGGGAATGGGAGTTGGGACACGTACAAATGAGCATGAAGCTGTTGATGAGTCCGTGGGAGTGGTGGGATCCACATCCTGTGCAACAGGACCAGTGGTGTGTGAGCATTGCGGACTAGCGCTTTGCTCACTGCAGGACTTAGCCATGCACTCCCTGGTGTCACACAGGCTGTACGTGTGTCCATGCTGTGGGAAGCAGTTCAGCCACTTTAATATCCTTAACCGCCACATGATTGTCCACCGTGGAGTTTCCAAGCTCCACTGTTGCCCCTTATGCCAAAAGACCTTCACTCAAAAGTCAACACTGTACGACCACATGAATGTACACAGTGGGGAGCGTCCGTATGTGTGCGCGTACTGCCACGTCAGCTTTGCCCACAGGTCTGCTCTACGCCGTCACCTGATGGAGCAACATGGAAAGACCATGCCCCAAAACCACCTGGAGTTGCAGCAAAACAATATAGGTGGTGTTGGGCTAGGGGTATAG